One genomic window of Mycobacteriales bacterium includes the following:
- a CDS encoding branched-chain amino acid ABC transporter permease translates to MPRVSKPVADALIWAALLTMPFWMPLVGGYTELGSRVVVMGLAAMALNFLLGYTGVLSFGHAAYFGLAAYGVGMTIRYIAPSTPLAMLVGIGVGTGAAALIGPLIIRLRGVYFAMVTIAFGQVFYFIAFRWNSMTGGDDGLIGWRRVPLHLGVATIDILGNDKAFYYFALFFFAVCLAAMAVLLRSPFGRTLVAIRENERRARFLGIPIDRHIWMSWVISCFFVSIAGALYALLNNFVDPRALRWDLSGDFVIMAVLGGMRSFWGPLIGAAIFVVLQDYLSSQTENWMSLIGVFFVLVVLFFP, encoded by the coding sequence ATGCCGCGGGTCAGCAAGCCGGTCGCCGATGCGCTGATCTGGGCCGCGCTGCTGACCATGCCGTTCTGGATGCCGCTGGTCGGCGGCTACACCGAGCTGGGCAGCCGGGTCGTGGTCATGGGCCTTGCGGCGATGGCGCTCAATTTCCTGCTCGGCTACACCGGCGTGCTGTCGTTCGGCCACGCCGCCTATTTCGGGCTGGCGGCCTATGGCGTCGGGATGACGATCCGCTACATCGCGCCGAGCACGCCGCTCGCCATGCTTGTCGGCATCGGCGTCGGCACCGGAGCGGCGGCGCTGATCGGGCCGCTGATCATTCGGCTGCGCGGCGTCTATTTCGCGATGGTGACGATCGCCTTCGGTCAGGTCTTCTATTTCATCGCCTTCCGCTGGAACTCGATGACCGGCGGCGACGACGGGCTGATCGGCTGGCGCCGGGTGCCGCTGCATCTCGGCGTCGCGACGATCGACATCCTCGGCAACGACAAGGCGTTCTATTATTTCGCGCTGTTCTTCTTTGCGGTCTGCCTCGCGGCCATGGCGGTGCTGCTGCGCTCGCCGTTCGGCCGCACGCTGGTGGCGATCCGCGAGAACGAGCGGCGCGCGCGTTTTCTCGGCATCCCGATCGACCGTCACATCTGGATGTCGTGGGTGATCTCGTGCTTTTTCGTCAGCATTGCCGGGGCGCTCTATGCACTCCTCAACAACTTTGTCGACCCGCGGGCGCTGCGCTGGGATTTATCGGGCGACTTTGTGATCATGGCGGTGCTGGGCGGCATGCGCTCGTTCTGGGGGCCGCTGATCGGCGCGGCGATCTTTGTCGTGCTGCAGGATTACCTGTCGAGCCAGACCGAAAACTGGATGTCGCTGATCGGCGTCTTTTTCGTGCTGGTCGTGCTGTTCTTCCC
- a CDS encoding branched-chain amino acid ABC transporter permease has translation MCFSHNFWPLFISGIENGSVYALVALGYTLVYGVLQLINFAHSEVFMSGAFGGLFTVQAVAGPTTPHGWSTVWLIALGVASGAVVGGLAAFVLERVAYRPLRRRGAPPLAFLISAIGASFFALNLAGKEFGNNPIAVQQDLYAEHPVFHIFGAPVLNTYVIIVGVAIALYLVVDTVVSRTRLGKGIRAVAQDAETASLMGVNVERIIVATFVLGGLVGGAGGFLYGMAYNVQFNMGFVPGLKAFTAAVLGGIGNIRGAVVGGLLLGVIESLGVACIQTEWTDTISFLVLVLVLMIKPTGLFGEEGRV, from the coding sequence CGCGCTCGGCTACACCCTCGTGTACGGCGTACTGCAGCTGATCAACTTCGCGCACAGCGAGGTCTTCATGAGCGGCGCTTTCGGCGGCTTGTTCACGGTGCAGGCCGTCGCCGGACCGACCACCCCGCACGGGTGGTCGACGGTGTGGCTGATCGCGCTGGGGGTGGCGTCGGGAGCCGTCGTCGGAGGCCTAGCGGCATTCGTCCTCGAACGGGTCGCCTACCGGCCGTTGCGTCGCCGCGGCGCGCCTCCGTTGGCCTTTCTGATCAGCGCGATCGGCGCGTCGTTCTTCGCCCTCAACCTTGCCGGCAAGGAGTTCGGCAACAACCCGATCGCGGTGCAGCAAGACCTCTACGCCGAACACCCGGTGTTTCACATCTTCGGCGCGCCGGTGCTCAACACCTACGTGATCATCGTCGGCGTCGCGATCGCGCTCTACCTCGTCGTCGACACCGTGGTCAGCCGTACCCGGCTCGGCAAAGGCATCCGCGCTGTCGCGCAGGACGCGGAGACGGCGAGTCTCATGGGTGTCAACGTGGAGCGCATCATCGTCGCGACCTTCGTGCTCGGCGGCCTGGTCGGCGGGGCCGGCGGCTTCCTCTACGGCATGGCGTACAACGTGCAGTTCAACATGGGCTTCGTTCCGGGCCTGAAGGCCTTCACCGCCGCCGTCCTCGGCGGTATCGGCAACATCCGCGGTGCCGTCGTCGGCGGCCTGCTGCTCGGTGTCATCGAGTCACTCGGTGTCGCCTGCATCCAGACGGAGTGGACCGACACGATCTCCTTCCTGGTGCTCGTGTTGGTGCTGATGATCAAGCCGACCGGTCTGTTCGGCGAAGAGGGCCGCGTCTGA